The following proteins come from a genomic window of Malus sylvestris chromosome 4, drMalSylv7.2, whole genome shotgun sequence:
- the LOC126618843 gene encoding glutathione S-transferase L3-like isoform X2, whose translation MAYKHEELPPPLDSTSSPPPLFDGTTRLYVNYTCPFVQRVWITRNYKGLQDKIKLVGIDLENRPAWYKEKVYPGNKVPSLEHNGKVIGESLDLIKYLESNFEGPSLVPSDDPERKKFGEELLTYVDTFVGSLYRSLKGDTVKAADEQFDYLENALKKFDDGPYLLGQFSLVDIAYIPFVEKFQVFLSDVFKYDITAGRPKLAAFLEEINKIEAYKVTKADPKEIVAAYKKKFLEQQ comes from the exons GCATGAGGAACTTCCTCCACCGTTGGATTCCACTTCCTCCCCTCCTCCTCTCTTTGATGGCACTACAAG GCTGTACGTAAATTACACATGTCCATTTGTACAGCGGGTTTGGATCACTAGGAACTATAAG GGTTTGCAAGACAAGATTAAGTTAGTGGGTATAGATCTTGAAAACAGGCCTGCTTGGTACAAGGAAAAAGTCTACCCCGGAAACAAG GTACCATCTCTGGAGCACAATGGAAAAGTCATTGGAGAAAGTCTTGATCTGATCAAATACCTCGAAAGCAACTTTGAGGGGCCTTCACTTGTCCCCAGT GATGACCCTGAGAGAAAAAAGTTTGGCGAAGAATTATTAACTTATGTTGATACCTTCGTGGGGTCCTTGTATCGCTCATTGAAAGGAGACACGGTAAAAGCAGCTG ATGAGCAGTTTGATTACTTGGAAAATGCTCTTAAGAAATTTGACGATGGGCCATATCTTCTGGGTCAGTTCAGTTTG GTGGACATAGCCTATATCCCATTCGTTGAGAAGTTCCAAGTCTTCTTATCAGACGTGTTCAAGTATGACATCACAGCTGGGAGGCCTAAACTAGCAGCATTCTTGGAG GAAATCAACAAGATTGAGGCATACAAGGTAACCAAAGCTGATCCAAAGGAGATTGTTGCAGCGTACAAGAAGAAATTCCTG GAGCAACAGTAA
- the LOC126618841 gene encoding glutathione S-transferase L3-like isoform X2, with product MAYKHEELPPPLDSTSSPPPLFDGTTRLYVNYRSPFAQRVWITRNYKGLQGKIKLVGIDLENRPAWYKEKVYPGNKVPSLEHNGKVIGESLDLIKYLESNFEGPSLVPNDDPGRKKFGEELLTYVVTFVGSLYRSLKGDTVKAADEQFDYLENALKKFDDGPYLLGQFSLVDIAYIPFVEQFQVFLSDVFKYDITAGRPKLAAFLEEINKIVAYKVTKADPKEIAAAYKKKFLFSLQEQQ from the exons ATGGCGTACAA GCATGAGGAACTTCCTCCACCGTTGGATTCCACTtcctcccccccccctctctttGACGGCACTACAAG GCTGTACGTAAATTACAGAAGTCCATTTGCACAGCGGGTTTGGATCACTAGGAACTACAAG GGTTTGCAAGGCAAGATTAAGTTAGTGGGTATAGATCTTGAAAACAGGCCTGCTTGGTACAAGGAAAAAGTCTACCCCGGAAACAAG GTGCCATCTCTGGAGCACAATGGAAAAGTCATTGGAGAAAGTCTTGATCTGATCAAATACCTCGAAAGCAACTTCGAAGGGCCTTCACTTGTCCCCAAT GACGACCCTGGGAGAAAAAAGTTTGGCGAAGAATTATTAACTTATGTTGTTACCTTCGTGGGGTCCTTGTATCGCTCATTGAAAGGAGACACGGTAAAAGCAGCTG ATGAGCAGTTTGATTACTTGGAAAATGCTCTTAAGAAATTTGACGATGGACCATATCTTCTGGGTCAGTTCAGTTTG GTGGACATAGCCTATATCCCGTTCGTTGAGCAGTTCCAAGTCTTCTTATCAGACGTGTTCAAGTATGACATCACAGCTGGGAGGCCTAAACTAGCAGCATTCTTGGAG GAAATCAACAAGATTGTGGCATACAAGGTAACCAAAGCTGATCCAAAGGAGATTGCTGCAGCGTACAAGAAGAAATTCCTG TTTTCGTTACAGGAGCAACAGTAA
- the LOC126618841 gene encoding glutathione S-transferase L3-like isoform X3, with amino-acid sequence MAYKHEELPPPLDSTSSPPPLFDGTTRLYVNYRSPFAQRVWITRNYKGLQGKIKLVGIDLENRPAWYKEKVYPGNKVPSLEHNGKVIGESLDLIKYLESNFEGPSLVPNDDPGRKKFGEELLTYVVTFVGSLYRSLKGDTVKAADEQFDYLENALKKFDDGPYLLGQFSLVDIAYIPFVEQFQVFLSDVFKYDITAGRPKLAAFLEEINKIVAYKVTKADPKEIAAAYKKKFLFSLQEQQ; translated from the exons GCATGAGGAACTTCCTCCACCGTTGGATTCCACTtcctcccccccccctctctttGACGGCACTACAAG GCTGTACGTAAATTACAGAAGTCCATTTGCACAGCGGGTTTGGATCACTAGGAACTACAAG GGTTTGCAAGGCAAGATTAAGTTAGTGGGTATAGATCTTGAAAACAGGCCTGCTTGGTACAAGGAAAAAGTCTACCCCGGAAACAAG GTGCCATCTCTGGAGCACAATGGAAAAGTCATTGGAGAAAGTCTTGATCTGATCAAATACCTCGAAAGCAACTTCGAAGGGCCTTCACTTGTCCCCAAT GACGACCCTGGGAGAAAAAAGTTTGGCGAAGAATTATTAACTTATGTTGTTACCTTCGTGGGGTCCTTGTATCGCTCATTGAAAGGAGACACGGTAAAAGCAGCTG ATGAGCAGTTTGATTACTTGGAAAATGCTCTTAAGAAATTTGACGATGGACCATATCTTCTGGGTCAGTTCAGTTTG GTGGACATAGCCTATATCCCGTTCGTTGAGCAGTTCCAAGTCTTCTTATCAGACGTGTTCAAGTATGACATCACAGCTGGGAGGCCTAAACTAGCAGCATTCTTGGAG GAAATCAACAAGATTGTGGCATACAAGGTAACCAAAGCTGATCCAAAGGAGATTGCTGCAGCGTACAAGAAGAAATTCCTG TTTTCGTTACAGGAGCAACAGTAA
- the LOC126618843 gene encoding glutathione S-transferase L3-like isoform X3 → MAYKHEELPPPLDSTSSPPPLFDGTTRLYVNYTCPFVQRVWITRNYKGLQDKIKLVGIDLENRPAWYKEKVYPGNKVPSLEHNGKVIGESLDLIKYLESNFEGPSLVPSDDPERKKFGEELLTYVDTFVGSLYRSLKGDTVKAADEQFDYLENALKKFDDGPYLLGQFSLVDIAYIPFVEKFQVFLSDVFKYDITAGRPKLAAFLEEINKIEAYKVTKADPKEIVAAYKKKFLEQQ, encoded by the exons ATGGCGTACAA GCATGAGGAACTTCCTCCACCGTTGGATTCCACTTCCTCCCCTCCTCCTCTCTTTGATGGCACTACAAG GCTGTACGTAAATTACACATGTCCATTTGTACAGCGGGTTTGGATCACTAGGAACTATAAG GGTTTGCAAGACAAGATTAAGTTAGTGGGTATAGATCTTGAAAACAGGCCTGCTTGGTACAAGGAAAAAGTCTACCCCGGAAACAAG GTACCATCTCTGGAGCACAATGGAAAAGTCATTGGAGAAAGTCTTGATCTGATCAAATACCTCGAAAGCAACTTTGAGGGGCCTTCACTTGTCCCCAGT GATGACCCTGAGAGAAAAAAGTTTGGCGAAGAATTATTAACTTATGTTGATACCTTCGTGGGGTCCTTGTATCGCTCATTGAAAGGAGACACGGTAAAAGCAGCTG ATGAGCAGTTTGATTACTTGGAAAATGCTCTTAAGAAATTTGACGATGGGCCATATCTTCTGGGTCAGTTCAGTTTG GTGGACATAGCCTATATCCCATTCGTTGAGAAGTTCCAAGTCTTCTTATCAGACGTGTTCAAGTATGACATCACAGCTGGGAGGCCTAAACTAGCAGCATTCTTGGAG GAAATCAACAAGATTGAGGCATACAAGGTAACCAAAGCTGATCCAAAGGAGATTGTTGCAGCGTACAAGAAGAAATTCCTG GAGCAACAGTAA
- the LOC126618841 gene encoding glutathione S-transferase L3-like isoform X4 yields MAYKHEELPPPLDSTSSPPPLFDGTTRLYVNYRSPFAQRVWITRNYKGLQGKIKLVGIDLENRPAWYKEKVYPGNKVPSLEHNGKVIGESLDLIKYLESNFEGPSLVPNDDPGRKKFGEELLTYVVTFVGSLYRSLKGDTVKAADEQFDYLENALKKFDDGPYLLGQFSLVDIAYIPFVEQFQVFLSDVFKYDITAGRPKLAAFLEEINKIVAYKVTKADPKEIAAAYKKKFLEQQ; encoded by the exons ATGGCGTACAA GCATGAGGAACTTCCTCCACCGTTGGATTCCACTtcctcccccccccctctctttGACGGCACTACAAG GCTGTACGTAAATTACAGAAGTCCATTTGCACAGCGGGTTTGGATCACTAGGAACTACAAG GGTTTGCAAGGCAAGATTAAGTTAGTGGGTATAGATCTTGAAAACAGGCCTGCTTGGTACAAGGAAAAAGTCTACCCCGGAAACAAG GTGCCATCTCTGGAGCACAATGGAAAAGTCATTGGAGAAAGTCTTGATCTGATCAAATACCTCGAAAGCAACTTCGAAGGGCCTTCACTTGTCCCCAAT GACGACCCTGGGAGAAAAAAGTTTGGCGAAGAATTATTAACTTATGTTGTTACCTTCGTGGGGTCCTTGTATCGCTCATTGAAAGGAGACACGGTAAAAGCAGCTG ATGAGCAGTTTGATTACTTGGAAAATGCTCTTAAGAAATTTGACGATGGACCATATCTTCTGGGTCAGTTCAGTTTG GTGGACATAGCCTATATCCCGTTCGTTGAGCAGTTCCAAGTCTTCTTATCAGACGTGTTCAAGTATGACATCACAGCTGGGAGGCCTAAACTAGCAGCATTCTTGGAG GAAATCAACAAGATTGTGGCATACAAGGTAACCAAAGCTGATCCAAAGGAGATTGCTGCAGCGTACAAGAAGAAATTCCTG GAGCAACAGTAA